One segment of Paenibacillus pabuli DNA contains the following:
- a CDS encoding alpha/beta hydrolase, with product MALIKCDFYSDTLGLSTSMHVILPQQTHNQIGMENVAGKGLHPTLYLLHGLSDDDSIWLRRTSIERYVANLGIAVVMPQVHRSFYTDMAEGGRYWTFISEELPALARSFFPLSSKREDNYVAGLSMGGYGAFKLALRKPDQYAAAASLSGALDMAAHMDNKILSALQQAEMERIFGPEIKGSENDLLHLLKESQASQAPRPLLYQCCGTEDFLYEENQSFRNACAQTDFQLTYEEEPGGHDWAYWDEKIQNVLRWLPLQSSKES from the coding sequence ATGGCACTCATTAAATGTGATTTTTACTCTGACACGCTAGGTCTCAGCACGAGCATGCATGTTATTCTGCCACAGCAGACCCATAATCAGATTGGGATGGAGAACGTTGCTGGGAAGGGACTGCATCCAACGCTGTATTTGCTGCATGGTCTATCCGATGATGATTCCATCTGGCTGCGCCGGACATCCATTGAACGTTACGTGGCGAATCTCGGAATCGCCGTAGTGATGCCGCAGGTACACCGCAGCTTCTATACGGATATGGCCGAAGGTGGGCGTTACTGGACATTCATTAGCGAAGAGCTGCCTGCGCTGGCACGTTCCTTCTTCCCGCTGTCTTCCAAACGGGAAGACAACTATGTTGCCGGCTTGTCCATGGGTGGTTACGGAGCGTTCAAATTGGCTCTGCGCAAACCGGATCAATATGCCGCGGCAGCTAGCTTGTCGGGCGCTCTGGATATGGCTGCACATATGGATAACAAAATCCTTTCCGCATTACAGCAGGCTGAAATGGAGCGGATCTTCGGACCCGAGATCAAGGGCTCGGAGAATGACCTGCTGCATCTGCTGAAAGAGAGCCAGGCTAGTCAGGCACCACGTCCACTCCTCTATCAATGCTGCGGTACGGAAGATTTCCTGTATGAAGAGAATCAGTCCTTCCGCAACGCTTGTGCACAGACCGATTTTCAACTGACCTATGAAGAAGAACCCGGCGGACATGACTGGGCTTACTGGGATGAGAAGATTCAAAATGTGCTGCGATGGCTGCCTTTACAATCATCTAAAGAAAGTTAG
- a CDS encoding polymer-forming cytoskeletal protein — MEERHLRNDLNVSGLSQTAGGAFHRVSIDGMAKVNGNLDCTSLSVNGTLKMQGALSAETATINGMCTLNGPLNSSRVRVDGLTTIHGDLHSPELEVNGKCTVRGRVDGERIDIGGMITIEGDVQCESLNVQGNIKISGFLNAGIVEIKLHTSSSAKEIGGERIDIRRKEQSGFWKSIGLGGTPSFKTSLIEGDEIVLEDTEADIVRGSNVYIGRGCSIRLVEYSAELEVDPDAKVGSSQRI, encoded by the coding sequence ATGGAAGAACGTCATTTGAGAAATGATCTGAATGTATCAGGCTTGAGCCAAACGGCAGGTGGGGCTTTTCACCGGGTTTCCATTGATGGGATGGCTAAGGTAAACGGCAATCTGGATTGTACTTCCTTGAGTGTGAATGGAACATTGAAGATGCAGGGAGCCTTGAGTGCAGAAACTGCAACCATTAACGGCATGTGCACGCTGAATGGCCCCTTGAACAGTTCCCGTGTTCGTGTGGATGGCCTGACAACCATTCATGGAGACCTCCATAGCCCCGAGCTTGAAGTAAACGGCAAATGTACCGTACGTGGACGGGTGGATGGAGAACGCATCGATATTGGCGGCATGATCACTATTGAAGGCGACGTACAGTGTGAGTCCCTGAACGTACAGGGCAATATTAAAATTAGTGGCTTTCTGAATGCAGGAATTGTTGAGATCAAGCTCCATACGTCTTCGTCGGCCAAAGAGATAGGTGGAGAGCGTATTGATATTCGTCGCAAGGAACAAAGTGGTTTTTGGAAAAGTATCGGTCTGGGCGGCACGCCATCCTTCAAGACATCCTTAATTGAAGGGGATGAGATCGTATTGGAAGATACAGAGGCTGATATTGTTCGTGGCAGCAACGTTTATATTGGCCGTGGCTGCAGCATCAGGCTTGTCGAATACTCAGCCGAACTTGAGGTTGATCCGGATGCCAAGGTGGGCAGCAGCCAGCGGATTTAA
- a CDS encoding YhbD family protein, whose protein sequence is MTDDLISKKELLDLTGISYGQLYRWKRKNLIPEEWFIRKSSYTGQETFFPKQQILTRIDKILHMKDGLSLDELADVFSPTLGEVEMSAEQLMDRNIVSLASLELVREAGREQQMYALEQIMMLYVLEKLLLSGDITRQEGSLLIEVMSEHYYRFANRASELLLIRKMGVPTFMLIGAGAELYFDHGVKVVLRVPLGTFMEELKLKLG, encoded by the coding sequence ATGACGGATGATCTGATCTCCAAAAAAGAATTGCTGGACCTTACGGGGATATCCTACGGTCAGTTATACCGCTGGAAGCGGAAAAACCTTATTCCGGAAGAATGGTTTATTCGGAAGTCTTCATACACGGGGCAGGAAACCTTTTTTCCTAAGCAGCAGATCCTGACGCGTATCGATAAGATCCTCCATATGAAGGATGGATTGTCTCTGGATGAGCTGGCAGACGTGTTTTCGCCCACATTGGGTGAGGTGGAAATGTCAGCCGAGCAATTAATGGATCGAAACATTGTTTCATTGGCTTCGCTTGAACTGGTAAGAGAGGCAGGACGGGAACAGCAAATGTACGCACTGGAGCAGATCATGATGCTTTATGTGCTTGAGAAGCTGCTATTAAGCGGGGATATTACCCGTCAGGAGGGCTCATTGCTGATTGAGGTCATGTCGGAGCATTATTATCGATTCGCAAACAGAGCAAGTGAACTGCTGCTTATTCGCAAGATGGGTGTACCGACATTCATGCTTATTGGTGCAGGAGCAGAGCTATATTTTGATCACGGCGTCAAAGTGGTGCTGAGAGTTCCGCTGGGCACGTTTATGGAAGAGCTGAAACTCAAATTGGGATAA